CAGCGGAAGTACCTCACCAGCGAACTTGAAAAAGTCCGGATTGATCAATTATTCAGGAGCAGTTTTGGCCACTCCAGCCTGTCTGGCACCACGGTGGTTAGCGGAGTGGCTAGCATTGGTAAGATAACAATGGTGCAGAGGATGGGCAGCAGGAAACATCTATCCTCAGTTCCAATTTGTTCTACATTTCACATTTCGAAATCTTAATGCCATCAACAGAGCCGTTTCTCTGGCTGAAATGGTATTGGATCAGTACCCTTATTTAGAAAAGATAATTGAAGATATCTGGATGAAACCTGAATATCTTCTCTTGGTTTTTGATGGATTAGATGAGTACAAACACCAGATTGATTTCACTGGCCGCGTGGCTGGTGATGTCTCTGCGAATCACTGTGTTGCGCCTGACTGCAGATGTGAAGTTTTTGAAATGGTGCACTCCCTGGTACAGCAACAGCTGCTCAGACGTTGTTCTGTGCTGGTTACCAGCCGGCCGACTGCCCTTGACTCATTGGAAAAGGCCAATGTCAACCTTTGGGCTGAGATCCTGGGCTTTCTTGCTTATGAAAGAAAAGAATTTTTCAGAAAGTTTTTTGGCAGTGAGCAACTCGCTACCAATGTCTTCAAACACATCGAGGAGAATGAGATCCTGTACACCATGTGCTACAACCCTTCATATTGCTGGATCATTTGCTCAACCTTAGGCCTACTCTTTACACAGATGAAGTGCAAGCAACCTCTTCCCAAAACTATCACTCAACTTTTCTCCATCTACCTTTCCAATCTCTTGGACAACCACAAGCGAGATGTTGAGGACCAGCGGATGGTTTTACAGCGACTCGGGGAGTTGGCTTACCAGGGAGTTTCGAAAAGGAGAATTATTTTTAATGAGAATCACTTCATTCAGCATCAGCTGGAGTCCAGCAAATTCATTTCAGGATTCATGATGGAGATCTTGGAAAGGGATGACACAGCTAAAAACATTGTGTACACATTTCTCCACCTTACCATCCAGGAATTCTTGGCCGCCCTGGCTCAGTATTTGAGTCCAAAGCATCAGAACGTGGTGGAAATGCTTCACTGTGCTTTTAAGAAGGATGATGGTCGGTTTGAGATTTTTATTCGATTTTTAGTTGGTCTTTCAACACCCACTTCATCCCGAAATCTGGAACCATTCCTGGGTCCGCTGTCTCATCACACGACCAGTCAGGTGATNNNNNNNNNNNNNNNNNNNNNNNNNNNNNNNNNNNNNNNNNNNNNNNNNNNNNNNNNNNNNNNNNNNNNNNNNNNNNNNNNNNNNNNNNNNNNNNNNNNNNNNNNNNNNNNNNNNNNNNNNNNNNNNNNNNNNNNNNNNNNNNNNNNNNNNNNNNNNNNNNNNNNNNNNNNNNNNNNNNNNNNNNNNNNNNNNNNNNNNNNNNNNNNNNNNNNNNNNNNNNNNNNNNNNNNNNNNNNNNNNNNNNNNNNNNNNNNNNNNNNNNNNNNNNNNNNNNNNNNNNNNNNNNNNNNNNNNNNNNNNNNNNNNNNNNNNNNNNNNNNNNNNNNNNNNNNNNNNNNNNNNNNNNNNNNNNNNNNNNNNNNNNNNNNNNNNNNNNNNNNNNNNNNNNNNNNNNNNNNNNNNNNNNNNNNNNNNNNNNNNNNNNNNNNNNNNNNNNNNNNNNNNNNNNNNNNNNNNNNNNNNNNNNNNNNNNNNNNNNNNNNNNNNNNNNNNNNNNNNNNNNNNNNNNNNNNNNNNNNNNNNNNNNNNNNNNNNNNNNNNNNNNNNNNNNNNNNNNNNNNNNNNNNNNNNNNNNNNaaataggcaaggtcttttccttgggatctgggagtgagaggggaaagatttaaaaggtacttaaggggcaacttcttcacacaaagaatgtgtgggtatggaatgagctgccagaggaagtggtggaggctggtgcaattacaacatttaaaaggcatctggatgggtatatgaataggaatcatttagagggatatgggccaaatgctggcaaatttgattagattaattaaggatatctggtcgacatggacgagttggaccaaagggtctgtttccttgttgtacatctcaatgactctataacccatctagtctgcacatccctggaaactatgggcaagttagcatgatcagtccatctaacctgcacatagttgactatgggaggaaattggagtaccCAGAGGCAACCCCCGCAGACActgggcaaatgtgcaaactccacacagacagtcacccaggggtggaatcaaacccagatccctggtgctgtgaggaaacaATGCTAACTGTTGAGCCACTTGTCACTATAGTAGCTGAATCACAATTACTATTCGTTTTTTTTCTGAGAATCAAGGAGTTTTCcatgctttttatttatttttaacgcTACTACCGCATTGACCTTGATACTGAGTGCTCTAACTATAACAAAAAAAAGGCACCAGACGAACTTGGTTGGTCTTACACTGTGAGACATTCAAAGCCACAAGGAGTCTGGCAGAGTCTTTAACTAGTGCTATGACAAGGAAACAAAGAACTGAGCCAAATCATCGTACCTCTGTGTTCACAACAgagtaaaattaaaaccttcaaagatTTTAACCTCAGCAATTCCTAACCAGACTTAATAACCAATCGCAGACTCTGTTGATAATGAAACCTAGACGGTAGGTTAATAACtgaaacaacaaaaacaaaagcaatttaTTATCAAAAGAGGAACTTTAGCATAGCAAACTTAAACAACAA
The window above is part of the Chiloscyllium plagiosum isolate BGI_BamShark_2017 unplaced genomic scaffold, ASM401019v2 scaf_97921, whole genome shotgun sequence genome. Proteins encoded here:
- the LOC122545590 gene encoding NACHT, LRR and PYD domains-containing protein 3-like: MVLDQYPYLEKIIEDIWMKPEYLLLVFDGLDEYKHQIDFTGRVAGDVSANHCVAPDCRCEVFEMVHSLVQQQLLRRCSVLVTSRPTALDSLEKANVNLWAEILGFLAYERKEFFRKFFGSEQLATNVFKHIEENEILYTMCYNPSYCWIICSTLGLLFTQMKCKQPLPKTITQLFSIYLSNLLDNHKRDVEDQRMVLQRLGELAYQGVSKRRIIFNENHFIQHQLESSKFISGFMMEILERDDTAKNIVYTFLHLTIQEFLAALAQYLSPKHQNVVEMLHCAFKKDDGRFEIFIRFLVGLSTPTSSRNLEPFLGPLSHHTTSQ